The Plasmodium gaboni strain SY75 chromosome Unknown, whole genome shotgun sequence genome contains the following window.
atatatatacttgcatgcatatgatataaaaatgatttaatgtgaataatatatacatatatatatatattttttttctcttcaTAGTGGAGAAGTCCCCTTAGAAGTAAAGTGCAGATGGACGATATGATCCGAGTATTAGAAATGCCACAGaatgattataatatcCCTACAGAGAAATCATCAAACAAATATGTTCCATACAGAAGTGCTCAATATAGAGGCaaaacatacatatatgttGAAGGAGAAGAAACGGACGATTATGTTCGCGATATATCTTCTTCGGATATTACTTCTTCCGAAAGCGAGTATGAAGAAATGGATATTAACGatatatatccatataAATCGCCTAAATATAAAACTTTGATCGAAGTCGTACTAAAACCAAGCAACAAAACACATGATGCAGAAAATACTcatatagataatatagTGGATACTAGCGATATACCAAGTGGTAATACACAAAGCGTAACACCAAGTGACATACCCACCAATAAATTGACTGAGGAAGAATGGAATAAATTGAAACATGATTTTATATCTAACATGTtacaaaatatacaaaagGATTTACCTAATGAGAATATCATTGATGCTAATATGTATGAGGGTATCCAAGGTAATATTTTAGACGTAAATATTGAAGAAAAACCTTTTATTACATCTATTCAAGATAGATTTCTTGGTAGTACTGGTCAAGAGGTTAGTTATAATATTGATTGGAATGTTCCAAAACATacacaaatatattctAACATTACACATTCCCCTAAGGacaataatttatataGTGGTACAGATCTAATTAATGATTCGTTAAATAGTGTTCAACATGTTGATATTTATGATGAATTGCtcaaaagaaaagaaaacGAATTATTCGGGACTAAACATCCAAAAAATACAACCACAAATCGTGTTGTTAAACCAATAAGTGGTGATCCGATACTCAACCAACTGgatttatatgataaatgGTTAGATAGACATAGAGATATGTGCAACCAATGGaataataaagaagaaatgttacataaattaaaagatgaatgga
Protein-coding sequences here:
- a CDS encoding putative EMP1-like protein — translated: MDDMIRVLEMPQNDYNIPTEKSSNKYVPYRSAQYRGKTYIYVEGEETDDYVRDISSSDITSSESEYEEMDINDIYPYKSPKYKTLIEVVLKPSNKTHDAENTHIDNIVDTSDIPSGNTQSVTPSDIPTNKLTEEEWNKLKHDFISNMLQNIQKDLPNENIIDANMYEGIQGNILDVNIEEKPFITSIQDRFLGSTGQEVSYNIDWNVPKHTQIYSNITHSPKDNNLYSGTDLINDSLNSVQHVDIYDELLKRKENELFGTKHPKNTTTNRVVKPISGDPILNQLDLYDKWLDRHRDMCNQWNNKEEMLHKLKDEWNKENKEHLLYTSTHDDINKINDENYNM